Within SAR324 cluster bacterium, the genomic segment AAGGAAGAGATTCACCACGAACTTCCCCGTGGAATGCAAGGCTTCGCATATAACTTGAGACGCCCCATCTTCCAGGACACTCGAGTTCGGGAAGCACTGGGCTATGCTTTCGATTTTGAATGGAGCAATCAAAACCTATTCTATGGCCAGTATCGCAGAAGTACTAGCTACTACACCAACTCTGAAATGGCTTCCTCCGGGTTACCTTTAGAAGCAGAGCTAAAATATCTGGAACCCCTGAAGGGTCAACTACCTACAGAAGTTTTTACTACGGAGTTTAAGGTTCCAGTCAGTGATGGCTCCGGAAATTTGCGTTCCCAATTGCGTCAAGCTAGTGCGCTACTAAGCGCTGCTGGCTGGAAAGTAGACGCTAATAGCCGAAAGCGTGTCAACAATGCCGGCAAACCCTTCAGCTTTGAGATCCTGCTGGTTTCTCCCGCTTTCGAACGTATAGTATTGCCCTACAAGAAAAATTTGGAGCGTTTGGGAATTGACATGAGCGTGCGAGTCGTGGACCCCTCGCAATATGTCAACCGCTTGCGTAGCTTCGATTTCGACATGGTTGTTACAGTAATCGGGCAATCTCTCTCACCCGGCAATGAACAGCGTGAATTCTGGCACTCGGAATCTGCAGATTTGGAAGGCAGCCGCAACCTGATAGGAATCCGTAATCCAGCTGTCGACCAACTTGTTGAATTGCTGATTGCTGCACCCAATCGACAGGAATTGATCATTCGCACAAAAGCACTTGACCGAGCCTTGCTCTGGAACCACTACCTGATTCCACATTGGCACATCAACTATTTCCGAGTGGGCTACTGGAATCGATTCTCTCGCCCCGCGATCACACCCAAGTATGGTCTTGGACTACTGACCTGGTGGGAAGATCCAGCCAAGGCTGCCAAGGTTGACATCCAGAACAAAAACTAACTGCTCCTCCCCAAGCCGCCGTATATCAGAGGCTTTTTCTGTAGCAAAGAGCCTCTACCATTCCACAACCGTCATTCCACAACCGTTGAATAATCCGTTTTCTTCAAGATCGTCTTCACTCGAATTTGAATGATTAGCACTCATTGATGGATAGTGCTATTTTTCTCTTGATTTCTCAAACTGGCTTGGGTAAGTTTTTAGCACTCACTTCAACCGAATGCTAATACTGGCATTCAATTGGAGCTAACCTTAAAATCGTTCGCAAAAGGAGAACCATGATTCGTCCACTGCAAGATCGCATTTTGGTGAAACGCATTGAGGCGGAAGAGAAGACCTCAGGCGGTATCATCATTCCAGACACCGCTAAGGAGAAGCCACAAGAAGGCGAAGTCGTTGCTGTCGGCAAGGGCAAGCGTCTAGACAATGGCAATGTGATCGAGCCAGACGTGAAAGCTGGTGATCGTGTTCTTTTCAGCAAGTACGGCGGAACCGAAGTCAA encodes:
- a CDS encoding extracellular solute-binding protein, with the protein product QHYWENRDFGESTLEPPLGSGPYRIAEFEAGKTITYERVPDYWGKDRPAQRGHYNFDRIRYDYYRDSTVALEAFNAGEYNFRRENTSKDWATMYNGPKYEQQLIIKEEIHHELPRGMQGFAYNLRRPIFQDTRVREALGYAFDFEWSNQNLFYGQYRRSTSYYTNSEMASSGLPLEAELKYLEPLKGQLPTEVFTTEFKVPVSDGSGNLRSQLRQASALLSAAGWKVDANSRKRVNNAGKPFSFEILLVSPAFERIVLPYKKNLERLGIDMSVRVVDPSQYVNRLRSFDFDMVVTVIGQSLSPGNEQREFWHSESADLEGSRNLIGIRNPAVDQLVELLIAAPNRQELIIRTKALDRALLWNHYLIPHWHINYFRVGYWNRFSRPAITPKYGLGLLTWWEDPAKAAKVDIQNKN
- the groES gene encoding co-chaperone GroES, whose translation is MIRPLQDRILVKRIEAEEKTSGGIIIPDTAKEKPQEGEVVAVGKGKRLDNGNVIEPDVKAGDRVLFSKYGGTEVKVDGQDYLIMREDDILGVL